Part of the Bacillus sp. (in: firmicutes) genome, CCGCTTCTTCAAGTGTGGGCGAGTTACCCATTGATCGATGTTGGATTCATCGATTTTTACAAACCGAACATCCATGGTTTCACCATCATGCGTACGTAATTCTCCCGAAAGATATTTTCCAAAGAATGTGACACAAAAGACATTTTTTGTCACATTTTGATAGATAGCACTAATCCCTTCTACTTTTATATGTACTCCTGTTTCTTCCAATACCTCTCGTTTCAATGCTTCCATCAATGTCTCGCCAGGTTCAACGACACCTCCAGGGAGTTCATAAGTATCATTGCGGTGGACATTTTTTACGAATAAAACCTCCCCTTTCTGGTTGGTGATGTATCCTGTGACGGACACATAATGTTTTGGTAATGGAAAACTCGTTGAAATCCATGTATCAACATCTACTTTTTCAACATATGTAGAATTGACTTTCTGATGATTGATATTTTGTTGAACAAGTTCTTCAATTGTTTCATAAACCTCTTTAGTTGGGTAAGACCACATACTCATGAATTGATTACGCCCATCATTTTCCCA contains:
- a CDS encoding NUDIX hydrolase, coding for MWSYPTKEVYETIEELVQQNINHQKVNSTYVEKVDVDTWISTSFPLPKHYVSVTGYITNQKGEVLFVKNVHRNDTYELPGGVVEPGETLMEALKREVLEETGVHIKVEGISAIYQNVTKNVFCVTFFGKYLSGELRTHDGETMDVRFVKIDESNIDQWVTRPHLKKRVLDAYRKKGVTYTAYQLRPFQLLEHWFTSDDEK